The following are encoded together in the Triticum dicoccoides isolate Atlit2015 ecotype Zavitan chromosome 6B, WEW_v2.0, whole genome shotgun sequence genome:
- the LOC119325214 gene encoding allene oxide synthase 4-like, giving the protein MQKSWSLSKTSYSLELSIAFGDRLALAHPAMTSKVANSSGSDNAEAKLSPSGLPVREVPGGYGVPFLSPLRDRLDYYYFQGAEEYFRSRIARNGGATVLRVNMPPGPFITADSRVVAFLDARSFSVLLDDAKVDKTDTLDGTFMPSLALFGGYRPLAFLDAADPRHAALKRVMISLAAARMHHVAPAFRTAFGAVFDAADAGLGDGPVQFNKLNEHHMFDFTCSALFGGTPPSKAMGDGAVTKAIKWLGVQLHPLASKIIKPWLLEDLLLHTFRLPPLLVRRDYADLTAYFAEAAAGFLNDADKAQSGISRDELLHNIVFTAIFNAYGGFKIFLPHVIKWLARAGPALHARLASEVRAAVPNGSDITVSAVDKMPLVKSVVWEALRMNPPVEFQYGRARQDLVVESHDAAYQVRKGEMLFGYQPLATRDERVFKQAGEFVPDRFVGGEGRLLGNVVWSNGPENSEPAEGNKQCPGKDMVVAVGRLMVAELFRRYDTFTADVKEMPLEPVVTFTSLTRDKAE; this is encoded by the coding sequence ATGCAGAAGAGCTGGTCACTCTCCAAGACCAGCTACAGCCTAGAGCTGAGCATTGCATTTGGTGATAGACTAGCGCTTGCTCACCCTGCCATGACATCCAAGGTAGCCAACAGCTCCGGCAGCGACAATGCGGAAGCCAAGCTATCGCCGTCGGGGCTCCCCGTCCGGGAGGTCCCGGGCGGCTATGGCGTTCCCTTCTTGTCGCCGCTGCGCGACCGCCTTGACTACTACTACTTCCAGGGCGCGGAGGAATACTTCCGCTCCCGCATCGCCCGGAACGGCGGCGCCACCGTGCTGCGCGTCAACATGCCCCCCGGGCCGTTCATCACCGCCGACTCCCGCGTCGTCGCCTTCCTCGACGCGCGCAGCTTCAGCGTGCTCCTCGACGACGCCAAGGTCGACAAGACCGACACGCTCGACGGGACCTTCATGCCCTCCCTCGCGCTCTTCGGTGGCTACCGCCCGCTCGCCTTCCTCGACGCTGCCGACCCCCGCCACGCCGCGCTCAAGCGCGTCATGATCAGCCTCGCCGCCGCACGGATGCACCACGTCGCGCCGGCCTTCCGCACCGCTTTCGGCGCCGTGTTCGACGCCGCCGACGCCGGCCTCGGCGACGGCCCCGTCCAGTTCAACAAGCTCAACGAGCACCACATGTTCGACTTCACCTGCTCCGCGCTGTTCGGCGGCACGCCGCCGAGCAAGGCCATGGGCGACGGCGCCGTGACCAAGGCCATCAAGTGGCTCGGCGTGCAGCTGCACCCGCTCGCGAGTAAGATCATCAAGCCGTGGCTGCTCGAGGATCTCCTTCTCCACACCTTCCGCCTGCCGCCGTTGCTGGTTCGCCGTGACTACGCCGACCTGACAGCCTACTTCGCCGAAGCTGCCGCCGGCTTCCTCAACGACGCCGACAAGGCGCAGTCCGGCATCTCACGCGACGAGCTCCTCCACAACATAGTCTTCACCGCCATCTTCAACGCCTACGGAGGCTTCAAGATCTTCCTGCCGCACGTCATCAAGTGGCTAGCCCGCGCCGGCCCGGCTCTGCACGCCAGGCTCGCCAGCGAGGTCCGCGCCGCCGTGCCCAACGGCAGCGACATCACCGTGTCCGCCGTCGACAAGATGCCGCTGGTGAAGTCGGTGGTGTGGGAGGCGCTGCGCATGAACCCGCCGGTGGAGTTTCAGTACGGCCGCGCGCGCCAGGACCTGGTGGTCGAGAGCCACGACGCCGCCTACCAGGTGCGCAAGGGCGAGATGCTCTTCGGGTACCAGCCTCTGGCGACCCGCGATGAGcgcgtgttcaagcaggccggcgagTTCGTCCCTGACCGGTTCGTGGGTGGCGAAGGGCGGCTGCTCGGGAACGTGGTGTGGTCGAACGGGCCGGAGAACAGCGAGCCGGCGGAGGGGAACAAGCAGTGCCCCGGGAAGGACATGGTGGTGGCGGTCGGGAGGCTGATGGTGGCGGAGCTGTTCCGGCGGTACGACACATTCACCGCCGACGTGAAGGAGATGCCGCTGGAGCCGGTGGTGACGTTCACTTCGCTCACCAGGGACAAGGCGGAGTGA